A DNA window from Roseovarius sp. Pro17 contains the following coding sequences:
- a CDS encoding ABC-type transport auxiliary lipoprotein family protein, with product MQNLNLTRRFAMLGAAASLGGCSALSSINAAATPLDTYDLTPAAGSTSGRRSGRTLLVARPDAPASIATDRIMVKPGAAAITYLPDARWADELPAVVQSLLIRSIAGTGRMGYVGPSEGGPVPDLALLTRVDAFQIDVAGEAVSARIDISLTLLRDADQRVLKTRVFRNQVAAASDEPGAIVAAFQALLDTLLPEMANWVAAS from the coding sequence ATGCAAAACCTGAACCTCACCCGCCGCTTTGCTATGCTGGGCGCGGCTGCCAGCCTTGGAGGGTGTAGCGCGCTCTCGTCGATCAACGCGGCAGCCACGCCGCTGGACACCTACGATCTGACGCCGGCGGCTGGATCGACCTCGGGGCGCCGCTCGGGGCGCACGCTGCTGGTGGCGCGCCCCGATGCGCCCGCCAGCATCGCCACCGACCGCATCATGGTCAAGCCGGGCGCGGCGGCAATCACCTATCTGCCCGACGCCCGCTGGGCGGACGAGCTGCCCGCCGTGGTGCAATCGCTGCTGATCCGCTCGATCGCAGGAACAGGGCGGATGGGCTATGTCGGCCCCAGCGAAGGCGGTCCGGTGCCCGATCTGGCTCTGTTGACGCGCGTCGACGCCTTTCAGATTGACGTGGCAGGCGAGGCGGTATCGGCCAGGATCGACATCAGCCTGACACTGCTGCGCGACGCCGATCAGCGCGTGCTCAAAACGCGGGTGTTCCGCAATCAGGTTGCCGCAGCCAGCGACGAGCCAGGCGCAATCGTCGCAGCCTTCCAGGCCCTGCTCGACACCCTGTTGCCCGAAATGGCCAATTGGGTCGCGGCGTCCTGA